GATGAACCGGCACTCTACCATATGACGCTGGAGTCGGGCGAGAGCTACGAGTTCGTAAATCACAGTGGCGACGCCAGCTACAGACTGCAAAGCAGTGCGACCTACAGTAATGATCAGCGCTATGATTACGCCGTGTACGAGGAAGACGGAAGCGGACGTACACAAAACGTGAATACGAATGCGAATATTTTGATCCGAGCGGGTGAGACAGCGATCGTGACTCCGACGGAGGAGAGTCCCCCTGTCACCTTCAGCGGGTATCACCGTTTTTTCGACGGCGTGGAAACGGATGAACCGGCACTCTATCATATGACGGTGGAAGCGGGTGAGAGCTATGAGTTCGTAAATCACAGTGCCGACGCCAGCTACAGACTGCAAAGCAGTGCGACCTACAGTAATGATCAGCGCTATGATTACGCCGTGTACGAGGAAGACGGAAGCGGATATGCACAAAGCGTGAATTCGAGCGCGAATATTTTGATCCGAGCGGGTGGGACAGCGATCGTGACTCTGACGGAGGAGAGTCCCCCTGTTACCTTCAGCGGGTATCACCGCTTTTTCGACGGCGTGGAAACGGATGAACCGGCACTCTATCATATGACGGTGGAAGCGGGTGAGAGCTACGAGTTCGTAAATCACAGTGCCGACGCCAGCTACAGACTCTTAAGCAGTGCGACCTATAGTAATGACCAGCGCTATGATTACGCCGTGTACGAGGAAGACGGAAGCGGACGTACACAAAGGGTGAATACGAATGCGAGTATTTTGATCCGAGCGGGTGAGACAGCGATCGTGACTCCGACGGAGGAGAGTCCCCCTGTCACCTTCAGCGGGTATTACCGTTTTTTCGCAGGTGACCCGATGGATGAGTCTGCTCTGAATCATATTACGCTTCAAGCAGGGGCTCATCATGCATTTCACAATTCCGGTGAGCGGGCCTATCGCATACAGACCCGCTCTGCTGGTGATGGGGATTTGCGTTATGATTATGCCGTATACAGAGAAGATGGTTCGGGTTACAGACAAAGACGGAATTCGTCAGTGAATATCTATATTCCGGCAGGTGGAACAGCCTATGTAAGCCTTGCAGAGGACAGTGAGAGCGGCCGGTTCAGCGGTTTCGAAACCATGTTCCAAGATGCTTCTGTGGAGGAACCAGCATTGTATCTAGTAAGGCTGGATGCAGGGGGTGAGTATACATTCACTAATCGTGGCCAACAGAGCTATCGTATTCAAACGGGCACGATTGGTTCAGACAATACAGAGTATGCCTATGACAGTTACAGGAATGATGGAAGTCTTGCGAGAAGTCGTGAGAATACGTCTTTCTCCTCCATCCTTGTTCCTGCAGGAGGTAAGGTAGAGGTTCGCGTGAACTCAAACAGCGGTCCGGTCATATTTGGCGGATACTACGATTTCTTTGGGTCAGGTGTTACTTCCCCGACTTGGGATGAAGAGCCAGGCAATGATTCTGATGATGAGGTGGCTGATCGGGAGGCGAACTACGATTCTCTTACCATAGGTCAGCTCGGGATTAAAGGAGATTTCGAAAACATCATCGAGGTTGGCGAAACTGTGGAAGTGAAGTCTGAAGGGACGTTATCCATCAATGATTTTCTCTATTTTAAAGGAGATGCGTCCATTGATTTACTTCAAGATAAACTCACAGGTGATGGTGTGTTCTATGTCTCCACTGCGAACGGCCATAACTATTATCTGTACGAAGGAGAATTTGAACTGGATGGTGACTCTCCTGGTTTCGACAGCAATGATCTGAGTCACTTTAGGTCAATTCGGTTTCAGGGAGTATCGATTGATCTGAATAAAATGCAAATCCACAAATCGGGATTGTCGATAGAGGGAGAGGTTACCCTTTATCAATTTCCGGGGTTTCGGGATCAAGTAACGGTAGACATTAATGAATTAGGCTATTCGCTTAATGATGGTCTCCTCCTTGATACGAAAGTTAACGCTCCTGATTTCAAAGCAGGCCCGATTGGAATAGAAAACAGCTATTTGGTATTTAATTATCAAAAGCGATTGTTTGGCGGGGGTGGCGAAGTCAAGGGATTGGGTACGTTTAATGTTGGAGTAAGTGCAGTAGAAGCGCATTTTCGAATGAAGCACGGCAAACTGGACAGCGTGACTATCAGTGGTTCTCCAACACGACCGATTCCGCTTGGCCAATCTGGATTTGGTATTGGGAAGATTGGCGGCAGCTTAAGCAACCTGACGGGTATGGATCCACAGTATGGAACGACGTTCGGTGCCAGCATGTCCATTTCAGATATGTTCAGTCCGGAATTCAAGGGTCAACGTTTGATTAATGCCAATGATTTATCGGCCAATGTATCAAATATGCACATCAAAACCAGTGGGAGGTTGAATATTTATGACTTCCAACTTGCATCTGCAGAGTCTCAGTTTCACCGGAGCGATGGCTTTTTTGCCAAAGGAGATCTGAATGTACTGGATTTCATGCAGGGAGAAACAGAGATGAAGAAACCGTTACGGACTCCGTTTAATGGATACGGCAGACTTGCGGTAGAGGCGCCAGAGGATTGGATAATCATCGGCGGGAGAACCTTCAATGAAGTGCGAATGGATATTGATGATGATTCGATCACAGGAAGCGTGACTGTTGTAGGGATACCAATCGGAATAAGAGTCAATTTCGAAGACGGTTCCGTCGGGATAGCAGAATCTCATGCATTTCCGTCGGTCAATCAGTATGAAGGTAATCGCGTCATATTGGGAGATAACTTCTCGCCGACAGGGACGCACGGTATGGATGAGCACCAGGTCTCACTTTTCAGTATGGAAGACCAGCGTGTGGATGTACCTCTTGAGAGTCATGAAGCGGTTCTTTTGGAAATCACCAACGCCCGTTCTGAGGAGTGGTTCAGTGTTGTGGGTCCTGATGGGAGAGACTATGAGCTGAATTTCGATGAGGAAGAGGGCAATGCACTTTTGGATGAAGATAAGGAACGGCTCTATGTCTCCATTCTTGATCCTGAGAACGGGGACTGGACTGTCAAACGGGATGGCTCGTTTAACGAGGTATTTAACGTGACGGTGATCGATGTCAATTTGGATCCTTCCATGCAGGAGGTCGAAGTCCTGACCGTATCGGACGAGCACCTGTCTGTTAAGTGGGACGGCGGTGATACGCCGGATACGAGCGTCAGCCTCTACATCAGTGATGACCGGGATTCCTATACGGGCTACCTCATGGCCGAAGGACTGGACGTAAAAGGAGAAGAGACATTCTCCATACCTGAGGGGATGATGACAGGGGATTACTATTTGTTTGCGAAAGCAGAGCGTGAAGGCAATGCGCCCGACTGGCTCTATGCGGAGCGCTCCTTTGTACTGACGGATCTTCTTGCACCAGAAGCTCCTAAAGGACTTGTGATAGACGATATCGGGAATGGAAAGGCCACTCTGTCCTGGTCAGAATCTGCGGATGACGGGATCGAAGGCTATCTTGTTGCCAAGCTTGCGGATGGTGAGCTGGACTATGAGGACAGTGTGTATGTGACTGCTGACGAAACGCAGGCCGAGGTTCGGGGGTGGCCGTTTGATGCAGATCACAGTGCCGTGGTTGTCGCTGTTTCAGTCAGTAACGACGGTCAGGAAGACGAGATGTTCCATTTCAGTCAGCCTTCCAATCCGGTGACGCTTCATATCCCGACGCCTGTACCGCCGGAAGTCACGGTTGATCTGCGAGTGGATGGCGGTTCTCTGAATCCGTTTGAAGAAGAGGATGGCAAGGTCTATTACACAGATCAGGCAGAGGTACAGCTCCAAGGCGAATCCGGTGAGTCCGTTAATTTCGAAGTGATCGTAAACGATGAGCACCTGGAGTTGCCGGAAAGGGAAACGTTGGCCCTCAATATTGAATTGAATCTCGGGACGAATGATGTTGAAGTCATTGCCGTGAATAAACGCGGTGACAAGACTGTCAAACG
This genomic window from [Bacillus] selenitireducens MLS10 contains:
- a CDS encoding fibronectin type III domain-containing protein, which translates into the protein MMRLFNFSGFLMMMLITLFSTVMSVGAVYAEDEENSFEEVLSPGSSYIIENQSNEQQWIRTNASSSNGDYFDYAVYTGEGQGHSQGASATRSISIPSGGSAVVTIGSDSGNVTVEWDEASVSIASTSEPALYHMTLESGESYEFVNHSADASYRLLSSATYSNDQRYDYAVYEEDGSGRTQRVNTNASILIRAGETAIVTPTEESPPVTFSGYHRFFDGVETDEPALYHMTLESGESYEFVNHSGDASYRLQSSATYSNDQRYDYAVYEEDGSGRTQNVNTNANILIRAGETAIVTPTEESPPVTFSGYHRFFDGVETDEPALYHMTVEAGESYEFVNHSADASYRLQSSATYSNDQRYDYAVYEEDGSGYAQSVNSSANILIRAGGTAIVTLTEESPPVTFSGYHRFFDGVETDEPALYHMTVEAGESYEFVNHSADASYRLLSSATYSNDQRYDYAVYEEDGSGRTQRVNTNASILIRAGETAIVTPTEESPPVTFSGYYRFFAGDPMDESALNHITLQAGAHHAFHNSGERAYRIQTRSAGDGDLRYDYAVYREDGSGYRQRRNSSVNIYIPAGGTAYVSLAEDSESGRFSGFETMFQDASVEEPALYLVRLDAGGEYTFTNRGQQSYRIQTGTIGSDNTEYAYDSYRNDGSLARSRENTSFSSILVPAGGKVEVRVNSNSGPVIFGGYYDFFGSGVTSPTWDEEPGNDSDDEVADREANYDSLTIGQLGIKGDFENIIEVGETVEVKSEGTLSINDFLYFKGDASIDLLQDKLTGDGVFYVSTANGHNYYLYEGEFELDGDSPGFDSNDLSHFRSIRFQGVSIDLNKMQIHKSGLSIEGEVTLYQFPGFRDQVTVDINELGYSLNDGLLLDTKVNAPDFKAGPIGIENSYLVFNYQKRLFGGGGEVKGLGTFNVGVSAVEAHFRMKHGKLDSVTISGSPTRPIPLGQSGFGIGKIGGSLSNLTGMDPQYGTTFGASMSISDMFSPEFKGQRLINANDLSANVSNMHIKTSGRLNIYDFQLASAESQFHRSDGFFAKGDLNVLDFMQGETEMKKPLRTPFNGYGRLAVEAPEDWIIIGGRTFNEVRMDIDDDSITGSVTVVGIPIGIRVNFEDGSVGIAESHAFPSVNQYEGNRVILGDNFSPTGTHGMDEHQVSLFSMEDQRVDVPLESHEAVLLEITNARSEEWFSVVGPDGRDYELNFDEEEGNALLDEDKERLYVSILDPENGDWTVKRDGSFNEVFNVTVIDVNLDPSMQEVEVLTVSDEHLSVKWDGGDTPDTSVSLYISDDRDSYTGYLMAEGLDVKGEETFSIPEGMMTGDYYLFAKAEREGNAPDWLYAERSFVLTDLLAPEAPKGLVIDDIGNGKATLSWSESADDGIEGYLVAKLADGELDYEDSVYVTADETQAEVRGWPFDADHSAVVVAVSVSNDGQEDEMFHFSQPSNPVTLHIPTPVPPEVTVDLRVDGGSLNPFEEEDGKVYYTDQAEVQLQGESGESVNFEVIVNDEHLELPERETLALNIELNLGTNDVEVIAVNKRGDKTVKRYAIHSDLFSPLLHIDTPADGATIESNSVYISGHTEAGTDVFVNGEQASVSDEGLFELTVETDKVRDDITIVAQDRAGNRSTYEALVTMINDQVYTDFGEEEVEPDKEWTIAFNQAPLNDDLERHVYVLDAHHRQVDVTVEKDGDKLMVRPVEEYVSGERYRLVVEASLKSKDGEALFEGVQKTFVIE